The following coding sequences lie in one Candidatus Poribacteria bacterium genomic window:
- a CDS encoding Nramp family divalent metal transporter codes for MAENEDTNVERHAEDPYALRSEYIQEPPVGFWNTVKFLGPGLILVGSVVGSGEIILTTTLGATVGFVMLWWMLLSCWGKSIVQAELGRYAVSSGNTALSAFNDIPGKFPFFRSKMSWFIFLWFLQQIPGLMGGGGIYGGAGQALSMMMPFMDSRYWTIIVAIVTATLILSGTYRFLEKLLTFMVVTFTFITLACAILLQFTEYAITWADVGAGLRFDFPAFAIAAALAAYGGTGVNAGESMAYTYWCTEKGYARFTGPTDDSEGWVNRARGWIRVMQTDVVLTLIVLTFATIPFYMLGAGVLNRMGQMPDGLDTLSILSNMYTQTLGQWAWWLFMFGGFFVLFSTVVSGLGGGSRMIADVMGVIGVIDPNDYNKRVRVRRIWAVAAPAIQSVCYFFIKNPVWMLTISGTIGAMMMPLVAGNTIYLRYFRTDRRIAPGRKSDAVLWACFLAMIGLAIYAIYLQFTKPA; via the coding sequence ATGGCAGAAAACGAAGATACAAATGTAGAGAGACACGCTGAAGATCCCTATGCTCTGCGAAGCGAATATATTCAAGAACCTCCCGTTGGGTTTTGGAATACGGTCAAGTTTCTCGGACCAGGGTTAATTTTAGTTGGTTCCGTGGTTGGATCAGGCGAAATTATTCTTACGACAACGCTCGGCGCAACGGTCGGTTTTGTAATGCTTTGGTGGATGCTACTCAGTTGCTGGGGCAAGAGTATTGTGCAGGCAGAACTCGGACGTTACGCTGTCTCATCGGGCAATACCGCTCTCTCTGCGTTCAACGATATCCCCGGTAAGTTTCCCTTTTTCCGCAGCAAAATGTCTTGGTTTATTTTCCTATGGTTCCTGCAACAGATTCCCGGTCTCATGGGTGGTGGTGGAATTTATGGGGGTGCAGGACAGGCATTGAGCATGATGATGCCGTTTATGGACTCGAGATACTGGACAATTATCGTTGCTATAGTGACAGCGACGTTGATTCTGAGCGGCACCTATCGTTTCCTCGAAAAGTTGTTGACCTTCATGGTTGTGACTTTCACCTTCATCACGTTGGCATGTGCGATCCTGCTACAATTCACAGAATATGCTATCACGTGGGCGGACGTGGGGGCTGGACTACGGTTTGATTTCCCTGCCTTTGCAATTGCAGCTGCCTTGGCGGCTTATGGAGGCACCGGTGTCAATGCCGGTGAGTCTATGGCGTACACCTATTGGTGCACCGAAAAGGGCTATGCCCGTTTCACCGGACCGACCGATGACAGCGAAGGCTGGGTAAATCGGGCGCGTGGCTGGATTCGCGTTATGCAGACCGATGTGGTTCTGACGTTAATTGTTCTGACTTTTGCAACGATCCCTTTTTACATGCTGGGTGCCGGCGTACTGAATCGTATGGGACAGATGCCCGACGGATTGGATACGCTCAGTATTTTGTCTAATATGTACACACAGACGTTAGGTCAATGGGCATGGTGGCTGTTCATGTTCGGGGGATTCTTTGTCCTTTTTTCAACGGTGGTGTCGGGGCTCGGTGGTGGTTCACGGATGATCGCCGATGTAATGGGCGTCATTGGTGTGATTGACCCCAACGACTACAACAAGAGAGTCCGTGTGCGACGAATCTGGGCGGTGGCTGCACCAGCCATCCAATCGGTGTGTTATTTCTTTATCAAGAATCCGGTCTGGATGCTCACTATCAGTGGCACGATTGGGGCGATGATGATGCCACTTGTTGCGGGGAATACAATCTACCTGCGATATTTTCGCACCGATCGCCGTATCGCACCGGGACGGAAGTCCGACGCCGTGCTTTGGGCATGTTTTCTCGCGATGATCGGACTCGCAATCTATGCTATCTATCTTCAGTTTACTAAGCCCGCATAG
- a CDS encoding YjhG/YagF family D-xylonate dehydratase — MASKKTVAFNELLDSNDSTIYDLETHSPGPEGSLPLTPEMLLNLPSGDVFAWSHNAGMGWAPGELNRREFLILSTQGGIRAPDGSPIALGYHTGHWEVGLLMQAAAEEFKELGM; from the coding sequence ATGGCTTCTAAGAAAACTGTTGCTTTCAACGAGCTTCTGGATTCTAACGATTCTACAATTTACGATTTGGAAACCCATTCACCCGGTCCTGAGGGCAGTCTGCCACTGACGCCGGAAATGCTGCTCAATTTGCCGAGCGGAGATGTCTTCGCTTGGAGCCATAATGCAGGTATGGGATGGGCGCCCGGTGAACTTAATCGGAGAGAGTTTCTTATCCTTAGCACACAAGGGGGGATCCGCGCACCGGACGGGAGTCCGATTGCACTTGGCTACCACACCGGGCATTGGGAGGTTGGCTTGTTGATGCAGGCTGCCGCCGAGGAATTCAAAGAACTCGGCATG
- a CDS encoding phytanoyl-CoA dioxygenase family protein, translating to MLTPKEKQSYEENGFILKKALASPEEIEKIREEIENIHNRMAEQPVEGVGLSWEEFDDPSLPPRLKQLMNSELISPTLNQILRSDTMLDIIEQMIGPNVSLYHSKLLPKDAKDGTAIPWHQDYAYWNRDDNRPLMVNCQLAIDATRQENGCIQFVPGSHKWGLQEHQRRQQTFGVFLPGHYHEREDAVKVEMEPGDGVFFNALIIHGSAANTSNLPRRMNTFAYNVTGNGLMQCRRALRGKPL from the coding sequence ATGCTCACTCCCAAAGAAAAGCAATCCTACGAGGAGAACGGTTTTATTCTGAAAAAAGCCCTTGCTTCGCCTGAAGAGATAGAAAAAATCCGTGAAGAGATTGAAAACATTCACAATCGCATGGCGGAACAACCGGTTGAAGGGGTTGGTCTTTCGTGGGAAGAGTTCGATGATCCTTCCCTACCCCCACGGCTTAAGCAGCTGATGAACAGCGAGTTGATAAGCCCGACCCTGAACCAAATTCTGCGTTCCGATACAATGTTGGACATTATTGAACAGATGATTGGTCCCAATGTTTCACTCTATCACAGCAAGCTGCTCCCCAAAGATGCCAAAGATGGCACAGCGATTCCGTGGCATCAGGATTATGCCTATTGGAATCGGGACGATAATCGCCCGTTGATGGTGAACTGCCAACTGGCGATTGATGCCACAAGACAGGAGAACGGCTGCATCCAGTTTGTCCCCGGCAGCCATAAATGGGGTTTGCAAGAACATCAACGACGTCAACAGACATTTGGCGTATTCTTGCCGGGACACTACCATGAACGCGAGGATGCTGTTAAAGTCGAGATGGAACCGGGGGATGGGGTCTTTTTCAACGCGCTGATTATTCACGGCTCCGCTGCTAACACCTCTAATCTGCCTCGACGGATGAACACCTTTGCGTATAATGTCACCGGCAACGGACTGATGCAGTGCCGGCGGGCGCTGCGCGGCAAACCGCTGTGA